The genomic interval GTTTTCGAGTTGCTTGTTTTCTGATATATCCCGGATTATCCCTTCGATGTACGAGTTTCCTTCATCATCTGTAATCAAATGAGCATGTTCCAAAACTTTTATAAGCTTTCCTGTCCTAGTCTTTAGATTAGAAACATAATTGTTGACAGTTTTTTCATGTTTTAAGCTATTTAAAAATTCCTCACGCTCATTTTCAGTTGGATAGAAATCGAATGCGACCTTATTCCTTTTCACCTGATCAATAGTTTTATAACCCAAAATATCAAGAAAAGCTGGGTTTGCATATATAACTTCGCCTTCAATGGTAGAGCGATATATTCCATCCAGGGCACTTTCCACAATCTCTTTAAAATTAAAACTTTCCTTTTTCAGCTCGCCCTTGCCTTCTGCCAGATATCTATACCTGGCCATATCCTGAACTATTTTATAAATATCCATCACAAATTCATCAGGTTCGTAGGGATTGGCATAAAGGAGAATAACTATTTCCACTACATGAGTATTAACAATTGGTATAAATGTAGCTGTTCTACCAAATTGGATTATTTCTTTGTGAGCATCATTTTCATTAAAAAAGTTAAAAGTGCTGATTTCAGGCTTCTTTAAAATCGTCTCCAAAACCCCTTTCAAAGCACTTACAGCATCTTGGTCTTGTTTAGCAATGTTTTCAAAATCAACAATAAACTTATTTTTAAAATTCGATTCTACTACAGGGCAATTGATTATTGTATCACAATTAACAATTTGTTTTATATAGTTACCAAGGACTTTGAGATTTGAATTTGAATTCGAAATATGAAAAAATTGATTAAGTAATTCCCTTAAATCAGCAAAACTTTTATTTTGATTATCCAGCATTCTTCTAATATTTAAATCTTCACTTTTGGATTTCAAATAAAGAAAAAACTCATTTTCCGATTGTGGTGATTTAATTATATTAATTTCAACAGGTTTTATCTGTCCAGCCCCATCAAGAAAAGTTGTTATCAATTTTTTATTGTTTTCAGGGTCTCGCGTAAAAAATAAATATTCTTCGAATGAATACCCGGGAATATAACTATCAATATTTGTATTAATTAACTGTGTGGGGTTATAATTAAAAATATCACAGAAAACCTGGTTAATATTAAGAAGGTTGCCTTTGTGATTGGCGGTAATTATACATTCCGGTGAATTAGCAATAAATTTTTTAATATTATGAGTATTTTGCTCACATTGTCTGTGTAATTGAGAGATGTCTTTTAACTGGTTAAAAAGTAGTATTAATTGTTCCTCAAAAAAAGAAGACTTTTCAAAAGACAAACAATTATTGATATCAGAAATTTTGTTTATAACTTCTTTATTTGCTGCTGTGCCTAAAACAAATATTGTCTGCTCATTATTATATAAACGTAATTTTTTTATATATTCAACAAGATCGTTTGATGTCTTATTAACCAGGAAAAATATCCCTCCATATATTTCATTTCCAAAAGAAAGTGGAAGTTCGTCAATAGCATCAAACGTAAGGATATCAATGTTTTCATCAGATTCAATAAGTTTTTTTGCTGAATTATGCCAAAAATTGTCACGTAGAATAAGAATTTTATTCAACGTTATTCCTTTCGTTAAAAAATACGTTTGTTTAAGCTAGGATAGAAGTTCAAATTGAAAACTTGTGTTAGTAACAGTATCGTCAACTTAAAAAATGAGTTGATTCATTAATTAAGAATAATTTCAGAATTGTATCATTTATCACAACTTGATGTTACAAAGTTTTAGTAATTGACATGAAAGTTTTAATGGCATATATTTAGCCCACTAACCAAAAAATCCTCAAAGATCATGAAGATAATTGTAAAAAAGGAATTTGACGGCAAAAACTATATCGGTTCTTGCGAGAATTTGCCTAGTTGCTATGTGCAATCACATTCATCCGAACAACTTGTTATAGAACTTCGGAAGGCAATAGAAGTATATCGAAAGAGTTATAGTAAGAGAAACCAGGCACTACCTACTTCCTATGACTATCCGATAATTGATCGTAAAATCCGTTTCAATAAGATTTCATCAAACCAACTGGCAAAAGTGTTGCTGAAAAACAATTATCATTTTGAATCAAAAGATTCTGAATCTTTGCTTTTTATTAACTCGAACTTTCCTTTTAACAGAATTCATATTCCAAATGTTTCAGAGATATCTCCAATGCTTATTTCTAAAATATTTGGTAAAGAAAATATCATTTTCGTTAATAAGAACAATCTGAAAATAAACTCTTCCGCTTAACGATCTAATTTAAAATTTTCACCCAAATACAACTTTCTTACCTGCTCATCTGCAGCTAAAGTATCTGCTGTCCCCTCTTTTAAAATCTGTCCCTCAAACAATAAGTATGCTCGATCGGTTATATCCAAAGTTTCATGCACATTGTGATCCGTTATTAATACTCCGATGCCTCTTTCTTTTAATCCATGAACAATACCCTGGATATCTTCAACAGCAATGGGATCTACTCCGGCAAAAGGTTCATCCAATAAAATAAACTTTGGATCTGTAACAAGGGTGCGGGCAATCTCAGTTCGTCTTCTTTCACCACCCGATAGATTATACCCCAGACTGTTGGCAATATGTGTAATATTCAACTCATTTAAGAATTGATCACATTTTCTTTTTTGTTCACTTTTAGATAGGCCAATCATTTGCATTATGGCCATTAAGTTTTCCCGGACAGTAAGTTTTCTAAAAATAGATGCCTCTTGTGGTAAATATGCAATACCATATCGTGCACGTTTATACATCGGAAAGCGCGTAATTACCTGATCCTGATACATTACTTTACCAGAGTTAGGCCGGATCATTCCAGTAATAATATAAAAAGTGGTTGTTTTCCCGGCACCATTTGGACCTAATAGCCCAACAATTTCTCCCTGAGCAACATTAAGGGAAACTGAATTAACAACCTTTCTTTTACCATAAATTTTAATTAAATCTTTTCCTGAAAGAACGAGCTTGTTATTCTCCAATTTTTTTTTCCCCTTTAAAACCGTCGGGATAATATGTCCCTTCTGCTCCACCAATTATTTCTATTGAATCCAATTTACCCGCTTTGAAAAACACATAAATACTATCCGATGTCGAATAATTTATACCCTTGTCAGCGTTTTCACTTAAATAATATTTACTACTTGCATTTAGCCTGGAGATAACAAGATCCGGCCTTCTCTCATTTATAAAAAACTCAATTGATTTGCCTTTTAGCAAATTATACTCATTTGGTATTGAATCATTTATTGTTTTTGCCTGCGCCTCACCAAATACATCTAAGTGTTTAACCTCAGAGGAATCAAATTTCACCTTAATCTCTTTACCTTTTAGTTCATTATTCTCGAACCAGGTAATTGGATTACCTTTTAGCCAGGCGATTTCGGTTTTTGAATAATACCATGATGTATCACAAAAGGCTTTTAATCCTCCTTGCCATATTTTTACACTGTCTTCTGCATAGGCGTATTTTAGAGTATCTCCAAAATATTCTAATTTTTCAGACTTAACTTGAAAAGAATCGCCTTTAGCGGAATCCACCTGAATAAAATGAGCATTGTTTTTTATTCGGAAATAACTATTTTTTTTATCGAAATATCCATAATCACCGGTAATATGAACATTGTCTTCCTTACTCCATAAATAAACACTGTCTGTGGCGGTTGCTTCACTTCTTTTTAGATTATAAACAAGGCGATTTGTAAATAATGAATCTGTTTCCGATGTTGCCCTTACATTGCCAATGCACTCAGTCAACTCATCATCAGGAAAATAAATAATTTTTTTTGCCTTAATGGTTCGATGGCCATTATTAACTACAACACTTCCTAAAAGCTCCAATGTATTTTTTGCTTCAAAATAATATGCACTATCACAATACATATGAACTGTGTCTTTAACAACATGTACAGAACCTTTTAATATTCGTATCTGTTCACCCTGTATTTTTTTTCCTAAATTCAAATCTGCATGAATTATGCGAATTTTTGAGTTTGACTGGGAAATGACAAAAATTGAAATGAATATAAGAAACGGGATTGTAGAAAGACGCATTATTGAGGCTTTCCGATTAGTTCACTCCCTGTTCCATGAGAATTGGTAATTTCATAGTTTTCAAGGCTTGGATCAGATATAAAACTATCGCCATAAAGTGTATCTGTATCAGAAGTAATTTTCACTGGTATTAAAGATATAATTTTTTGCCGTTTATTGTCCCACATTAGTGTATCGGTATATAGTGTCATCCCGCTATCAGAAACAACAATTACATTGCCGTAAGCAATCATATCTTGTTTTTGATCATCAACCTCACCGCCAATTGATGTAAGCACAGATGTGTGCTGCCCTTCGTTATTGAAGAAATCTACCTTAAGTCCTTCAGAAATATAAGTCTTCTTTTTTTTACTGAATTTTTGAAAATGCTTTGCTTCAACAATCCCCACTTTTTGGCCATCATTGGTAATGAAAAGCGTCGAGTTCCAGCTTTCCTGATCGGGAAATTCCGTAACTGTACTAGAACCTGTTGTTTCCTCTTCACGCTGGGCACAGTTGAAAAGGGTAAAAAGTAAAATAATAATAAATATTAATTTGATCATTTTTATAATTGTATTAGTGTTAAAAATTAAACGGATATGCCGGCTTGCATCAAATCATGTAAATGAATTATTCCCTGTAATCGATTTTCGTTATTAACCACAGGCATGGCAATTATTCGATGCATTTCCATTTCGTTATAAGCAATTATAGCTAAGGCATCCTCTTTTATCAGCTTTGGTTTTTTATTCATCACTTCAATTACAGGAATGTTCATAAACTGATCGTTTGTTTCAATGAGCCTGTTCAAATCACCAGTTGTTAAAACACCTTGTAATTGCATATTTTTATCTACTACAGGGCATATCCCGCGTTTGTGGGCCATTTCCAAAACGGCTTTGCGCATATTATCTTCAGCAAAACAGAAAGGTAATTTTTTACCTTTTTCCATTATATCTGAAACACGCATCAATAATTTTTTTCCAAGCGAGCCACCCGGATGAAGCAAAGCAAAATCATCCGCAGAAAAACCACGGGCTTCCAGTAAAGCGACGGCCATTGCATCTCCCATTACCAGCGTAACTGTTGTGCTGGCTGTAGGAGCTAAATCATGCGGACACGCTTCTTCTTTTACACTTATATCTAAGCTTACATCAGAATTTGTGGACAATGTAGATTGTTTATTTCCAGTCATCGCTACAATCGGAACATTGAGACGTTTTAAAGCTGGTAAAATGTGAAGCAATTCTTCTGTCTCACCACTTTTTGAGATTGCAATAACCACGTCATTTTTATGAACCATGCCCAAGTCACCATGAAGCCCTTCAGCAGGATGTAAAAAGTAAGATGTTGTTCCGGTACTGGCAAAAGTTGAAACCATTTTCTTGGCAATCGCGCCAGATTTCCCCATGCCTGTTACAATTACACGGCCTTCACTTTGCAGGATTAGCTTAATGGCATTTTCAAAGTTTTCGCCAATACGGTTCTCCATTTCATGAAGGGCTTCACGCTCTATTCGGATAACCTGTTTTGCAGCTTCAAGAATCGGCATAAATCTAATTTCCCCCGCTTTTCGGAAGGATCCCTTCAACATTTACAACTACCAAATCAGATCCGGTATTGTCAGGTTTATTAAATGCGGCGGCAACTACTTCGATTGTGGTTGGCCCAACCATTGAAGAATCTGTTGTAAAGCTAAATAAATAGTTATTTGATGCATCATAATTCTGTTCACCTTTTTGAATTCCATTTACAAATAAGCGAACATATGCCAGAGAATTATCATGATATGCGGTTAGCTCAACATCAATATTTGTATTTTGCACAAAAAATTCGTTTGTTTTTGGAGAGGTGATATTTACCAGCGGATTTACAGAACTTTGCACAATAACGACATCCTGGCCTGTATTTGATTTCTCGTTTCTAACAGTTACTTTTAATGTATAAGTATCACCAATCAATGGCGCGATCCAATAAACGGTATCTTTGTTGGCCGGTTGAATGAATTGACCTCGATTCGGATCGCTACTCCAACTGTAAGTTAATAATCCATCTTCAGGATTGGTGGCAACAACTATTGCAGTGACTGTATCACCCGGATTTACAGTTCCCGGAAAGACATCTACTTTTTCGATGATTGGTTTTTCATAACTTCTAACAACAACTATATCTTCACCTGTATTTGATTCTTCATCATTTCTAACAGTAACTTTCAAAGTATATGTGTCGCCAACTGACGGAGCTATCCAATAAACTGTATCCAGATTGGCAGGCTGAATAAATGTGCCACGGCTTGGATCACTACTCCAGCTATAAGTTAACATGCCATCCTCAGGATTGGTTGCAACCACAACTGCTGTAACGGTATCTCCCTGATTAACATTTCCTGGGAACGCATCGACTTTTTCGATGACCGGTTTTTCATATTTACCCTCATCAATAATTTCACCTAATTTCTCACAGGAAATAAAGAAGGAAAATATTAACAATAAAACGGAAATTGTATTTTTCATAGCTCTTTTTCAATGGCATGTAAAACTTCGTTACCATTTTCATCCATTAAAATAAATATAATATTGTCTGGATTAAAACCGTCAAACTCCAACGTGAAATCCTTTTCAACAAATTCTCCGGCATCAATTTTGTCAACCGGATCAGGTATAGACATAGCCCTGACGGTGCGTTTACCTTTAAGGCCATTATTATCAGTAAGGACAATTCTCATCAGCATTTCATCAGTTTGTTTGTTGCCCAAGCCCGCTATTAGATAGGTCCCTTCGATTTTATCAGATAAGGCATCAAACTCTGTTTCGATTGTAAATTGGCTTGGTTGAACAATTAAATCTGAGGCAAAAACCTGAGTTCTTTTAATTACATTTGATACGTTCGATGCACCTTGAACACGGTTTTCTGCTCCATTAATAAAAATATCCGGAACACCTTTCGAGCGGGAAAGATCAAATCCTGTTGTGTATTTTGTATACTGATCTTCACCCATGGCTAAAGTAAAAGGATCGTAATAATTCGAATTACTTGTGTTCCAATGATATTCCAGCCAGATCAACCTGTCTCCATAAATATCCGATAACGAATCAATGGCTTCCAAAGCATCATAATTAAAAGTATAATTCTGTGGAACATTATCACTTGTATTTATAAACGCTTCTAAAAGGAGTACGCTTTCACGCGAGCTTGAATTATTTTTCGGATCCAAAATATTATCCCGTTCGATTTGAGAACAGGCAAATGAAAAAATAATCAGGATACTAAAAATGTATTTGAAAACCGATTTGAATTTCATTTTTTCCTACAAAATAAATATTACTTTTTACAGAAGATTGTTTTGAATGGCCACTTCTGATTTCGTTTTCTTCATCGCTGCTCAAAAAATCAACAAGCGTCCCTATCGCAGCGCTGCCTGCCAAAATCCCTAAAATTGTATATAGATCTTTGGAGTTATTTGAGCGGTCATAATATTTGTCAAAATCTTTCAACTTTGTGGCAGAGTTGTATTTGTCAACACTATCATTATGATAGGAGTTTGTTGCAAGAGTTGCACTGCCAAGCAAAACGGTAGCTCCTGTCCAATACCAAATTGAGTTTGACTTGAATACTTTTTTTGTCTGGTATTCACCCTGTCCGGTCAAGCGATATTTAAGGTTGTTTGCCAGCATTTCAATCATGGATTCTTTATGATCCCTGTTCGATGAGCGCACAATTTCCGTTTGAACCTGTCCGGTTTTAACCCTAACCAAATCTGCACTAACAATTATATCGCTGCCCTGCTTATCAATTTTGCCGGACAAAATAAACTCCGCACCCAGGATTTTTCCAATTGTTTGCACTTTTGATGAATCAACTAATCCGGATAATGTTAAGGCTTGTTCTTCTAAAACTTTATCAAGTCGTGCACGATCCAGAACCACAATATCTTTATTATCTGACAGATGTGAGCGTAATAATGTTGGTACACTTCTTTCCCATGCATCAAGATAAAGCACTTCAGATTCATTGGAAAAGTTGGAAACAGCAACATTTACTTGAGAAAAAACAGTAGTATTTAAAAAGAATGATATTAGAATTGCGTATAAATATTTCATTTAAGCTTTAATCTCTTTGATCAGTTTATCAAATTTCCCCTGGGCTTTTAATATTTTCTCAATTACTTCCCGTACAGCACCTTCACCACCAGAGACAGCTGTAGTATAATCAGCTATTTCTTTTAATTCGTCACGTGCATTAGAAACAGCAACACTAAATCCAACCTTTTTTAAAACCGGCAAGTCCGGGAAATCATCACCCATGTAGCACACTTGTTCGTCTGAAAGGTTAAATTGTTTCTTGATTTCTTCATATCGGGGTAACTTTTTAAAACTCCCCTGTGAAATCACATCATATTTTAATTCTTCTGCACGTCGCTGAACCATTTTTGATTCACGGCCTGTGATAATTCCTGTCATTAAACCGGCCATTCTCGCCAAAGTAATGCCCATTCCATCAAGGATATTAAACTCTTTTACTTCATCTCCATTGGATGTAAATATTATTTTACCATCCGTTAAGACACCGTCCACATCCATCAGGACCATTTTTATGTTTTTAAGATTATTTTTCAACTTATCCTATAATTTTTTTTCCACTGATTCTCGCAGATTTAGGTTAAAGCATTCAAAGACTAATACAATCCCTGATCATCCCCTTTTAGATTGGGTTTGATCAGATGATCAATTTCTTTTAACTGTCTCATTAATTCTTCCATGCGCCCCAAAGGCAACATGCTATCCGCATCGCATAAAGCGGAATCACAATCCGGATGCGTTTCAATAAAAAAACCGTCAACACCCATGGCCACTGCTGAGCGTGATAATCCAAAAATAAATTCTTTGGCCCAGCCACTTTTATCATTATTCCTGACACCATATTTTTTTAAGGCATGGGTGGAATCCATAATAACAGGATAACCCAAATCGCGCATAACTTTCAGGCTGCGCATATCGACCACCAAGTTGCCATAGCCAAACATACTTCCTCTTTCGGTTAGCAAGATTCGTTCGCTGCCGGCATCTTTAATTTTATTTATTGATGCCGATAAATCTCCCCCAGCAAGAAATTGGCCTTTTTTTATATTTACTACCACACCGGATTTTGCAACTGCCTGCAACAAACTGGTTTGCATGGATAAAAACGCAGGGATTTGTACAATGTCTAAAACCTCGGCACACGCCTCTGCATCATGCGCATTATGGATATCAGAAAGAAGCAGGACATTAAAAGTATCTTTTACTTTTTGCAAAATTTTTAATCCTTTTTCCAACCCGGGCCCTTGATATGATGATGCAGATGATCGATTATCTTTTAGATAAGAGGATTTGAAAACAAAGGGGATTTCCAGCTTTTCACTGATTTTTTTCAGCGTTTCTGCCGTATGCATTACGACCTCTTCTGATTCAATAACACAAGGTCCTGCAATTAACAATAAAGGATTTCCCTGGCCAATTTTGATTTTACCAACCTGTACAATCTGCATTATTTTCTCGTAAAAATTATAGATTTTTATTTCTTAAATGGACAGCTTTAAATATACATTTTTTTGGATTGCCCTGCAATGAAAGTCAACTAATCTAAACTTTATAATCCCCGAGGTGAAATGACTATGATCAAATCCAAAATATATTGCAATAAATCCTGTTCTTTCACAAATTCAACCCATGGAATTATTTTACGCTTTCCCGGAAAACATCTCTGACAATTTACTTACTCTTGATTCTTTTGAAGCCAAACATTTGACGAAAACTCTACGCAAAAAAACAGGTGATGAAATTGATATTACCGATGGAGAAGGAAATCATTTTTCTGGAATTATTGAAAGCTTGAAGCCAGGGCTTACTGTTAAAATTAGCTCAAAGAAGAAAATTAAAAAAGATGAACAAAACCTATCCCTTGGGATTGCTTTTATACGCCCTAACCGTTTGGAATTTGTTCTTGAAAAAGGAACCGAACTTGGCGTTGGTTCTTTTCATATTTTCAGGAGTGAACATGCCAATTATTTTAGTGATAATGAAAAGCGGTTTGAGAAAATTCTACGCCAGGCTATAAAACAAAGCAACCGTTTTTGGTTACCAAAATTGTATCTACATAAAGATTTTAAAAGTTTTATTGAAAAAACAAATAACATCCCCTTAAAATTGGCTGCTATTGATCCGAACAGCCCGGGTATTAGCTCTCATTTTCCTATTAATTATACAGAAGAAACATTGCTTAGCATTGGGCCTGAGGGTGGTTTTAGTGATAAGGAAATAATTGTTTTAAAAGAAAATGGTTTTAAAGATGTTTCTTTGGGAAAATTTAGATTAAGGGCGGAAACGGCAGCTATAGCTGGGGTTGCCAAGCTAATTTTATAGTATTTTCAATTTTCTATGTCATATCTTCATTACTTTTAAAATTACTAAAGTAATATCATCATCTTGTTTTCTATCTTTTCGCCACTCATCCCCTATCCTAAGTAAATTTTGGGCAATTTCATTTGGAGAAGCATCAGCAATTCCTGCAAAGGCATCTTTGATTCGTGGGATATCTAAAGTTTCATTTTGTTCATTAAACAATTCAATCAACCCATCTGACAAAAATAATAGTGTATCACCTGGATTCAAATTAGTTTCAAACGTTTTATATGGAAATGACTCGAATGCTCCCAAGGGCATCCCTTTAACAGTAACTTCCTCAACACTTTTTGTATCAGCACGATAAATAAAAAATGGCGGCATTCCGGCTGAGGAACCATACAATCTACCATCTTTGATTTTGAAAATCATCAAAGCCATATACAGATTGCCCAAACCCATTTTTTTTATTGTGTGTGTGCTCTCCTCAAAAAATGTGGTAATATCTTTTTGTTTTTCATGAGCAATAAACATACTTTTCATTATAGAAACCATGATCCCGGCTTTCATCCCATGACCGGTTGCATCCCCAATAGCAAGAGTTAAAGTTCCATCTTCTGAAATATGATAGTCATAATAATCTCCACCAACTTCGGCAGCTGGTTTCATTTCAAAACATGTTTCATACCCGCCAAGTTCAGTCATACAATTAGGTAACATGGAAAGCTGCAGATCTCGTGCATCCTGCAATTCTTTAGATTTACGTGTGTCTTCAAGTTCCAATATCCGGAGTTCTAATTCATGTTGTTTTGCCTGCTGTTCTTTCAAAATGATTTGCTTATTCTTTCTTGAAAAGTCAGCAGCAAGATAAGCAGAAGTTGAAAAAATCAGGCCAATAAATCCAAAAGGGTAACCATTATAAATTCCATAATAGGCGTTTATTAAACCCATGTCCATAAAAACATCATAAGTAGAGAACACAAACAGGAGAAAAAAACCAAAAGATAATACTTTTGCACCATCTTTCTGTTTTGTAATCCCAAAAACCATAAGACGAAATACCTCTATAGCCAAACCTATTTGAAAAATTATAACAAATTTTAAATTTGCTACTGGTTCAAATACAGCTAAAACACCAGTTACAATTAACCCGATTGTGATTATCCAAAATTGTTTTGGGATTACCAATTCAAAAATTGAATATATAAATAATAGCATAAAGATAGGGTTGTATGGCATAACCACACGATGCAATTGTAGATAGAAAAATTCATTTTCAATTGTTGCCTGAAAATCAAAGAATATATTTGCTGCAAATAGAAGCGTAAATAAAGCAAAATACAAATTGCTTTTTATATGGCGGTTATGCATGTAAAGTACGAAATGAAGCATGGTAAAGGCGACAGCAAAAGTAGTAAAAAAAACCTGTTGGTATAAATCAATATTTAGCATTACTAATTTTCTCGAATTGAAGTAATCCAAGGTTACGTCATTTGACCAGCAAAAGTTTTTTAACTTTGCTCTGCCCTATTGACTCAAGATGATATAAATAAATCCCACTAGATAACGTACCTGCATCAAACTGTATTACATAGGGGCCAGCTGATTGTATTTCATTTACTAATACTTCCACTTGTTTACCTAGTAAATCATAAACTGTCAAGGATACTCTACCTGTTTTTGAAAGCGAATACCGAATATTGGTCGTTGAATTAAATGGATTTGGATAGGCTGGATACAACTCTATTTTATTTGGGATTTCCGTTTTATCTTCAATAGAAACAGGACTTAATGAAGCTATATCCATAATTCTTGGCAAATGATCGGAAGCAATATTCGTATTTTCAGATAACAATCCGTAAGTATCCAATTCACTTTGGGACATAGCTAATGTATTTAATACAAAATGATTGCCCAATTCAATGTTGCTGTCAGAATATAAAATATAATCAAGTTTTCCCGGACTAAAAGAACTGTTATCATTTCTCCATGTGTAGCCCATGCGAATAGAAGTTTGTCTTGAAAACAAATCTGCTAAACCAGTATTGTCCCAATCAGGAAGGAAATCTTCCCCAAAAGTTGCTTCATTAACGATATCGCCTTCGGTAA from Calditrichota bacterium carries:
- a CDS encoding SpoIIE family protein phosphatase translates to MLNIDLYQQVFFTTFAVAFTMLHFVLYMHNRHIKSNLYFALFTLLFAANIFFDFQATIENEFFYLQLHRVVMPYNPIFMLLFIYSIFELVIPKQFWIITIGLIVTGVLAVFEPVANLKFVIIFQIGLAIEVFRLMVFGITKQKDGAKVLSFGFFLLFVFSTYDVFMDMGLINAYYGIYNGYPFGFIGLIFSTSAYLAADFSRKNKQIILKEQQAKQHELELRILELEDTRKSKELQDARDLQLSMLPNCMTELGGYETCFEMKPAAEVGGDYYDYHISEDGTLTLAIGDATGHGMKAGIMVSIMKSMFIAHEKQKDITTFFEESTHTIKKMGLGNLYMALMIFKIKDGRLYGSSAGMPPFFIYRADTKSVEEVTVKGMPLGAFESFPYKTFETNLNPGDTLLFLSDGLIELFNEQNETLDIPRIKDAFAGIADASPNEIAQNLLRIGDEWRKDRKQDDDITLVILKVMKI